From the genome of Bacillales bacterium:
CGGCGATGTCGGCGGCAAGTAACAGCAAGGCGCCCAGCAGGGCGCTGTACGGAATCAGCCAGCGAAAATCGTGCCCGACGAGCCAACGGGCGATGTGCGGGATAACGATGCCGATGAAGCCGATCGGGCCGGCGACGGCGACCGAGCCGCCAGCGAGCAAAACAACCGTGAGGCCGGCCGCCGCTTTCGTGATGGCCGTATTTTGGCCGAGTCCTTTCGCAACGTGCTCACCGAGAGCGAGCGTATTCATTTTTCGGCTCATAAAAATCGCGATCAGCCAGCCGGCCGTCAAATAGGGAAGGACGGAAAAGAGCACGTTCAGATCACGGCCCTGAACGGAGCCGATGAGCCAAAATAAGACGGCTTGCAACGTTTGTTCATTCAGGGCAAGCAAGCCTTGGGTCATCGAGGAAAACAGCGCAGCCATCGCCGCGCCCGCCAGCGTTAATTTTACAGGGGTCAACCTTTCCGAACCGGCCGATCCGAGAAAATAAACGATTAGAGCGGAGACAGCCGCGCCAGCGAAAGCAAGCCAAGTGAACGCCGCCAACGACGTGATCCCGAAAAAGGTGACACTCGTGACGATGAAAAAACTCGCTCCAGCATTGACTCCGAGAATGTTCGGAGAGGCCAACGGATTTCTCGTGATCCCTTGCATAAGCAGACCGGCGATTGCCAAACTGGCTCCGACCGCTGCCGCAATACATGCTCGCGGCACTCTGGCTTCACGGATGATCACTTGATTGTTCGACCCGTCAAACTGCGTATAAGCATTCCATACCATATGAAAATCAATATCGGTCAATCCGAAAATGATGCTGGAAAGTACGGCGGCACCAAGCAATCCGAAGCAAAGCACCATACCTAATCCTTTTGCTGCGTTTGTTTTCAAAACCCCGAGCATACGTATTTCATCCTTCTGTTAATCTACTCAGAGTTTATTTTAAATGAGAATCGTTGTCAATGATTTTGAGAATCATTTTCAATTTTTCGGTTGACAAATGACTAACCCCCCGCTATGATTCTAATTGTGATTGAGAATCATTATCATAACACATGCAGGGGGAGTCAAAGTGAAGAAACGTTTACTAGCTATGTTTGCAGTCCTGCTCGGACTGTTCATCCTCGGCGCTTGTGGTTCCGGCGCGGAACAATCGAGCGGCGAAAACACGAAATCATCCGAAGAAAAAGGACAGTCTTCGGGTTCTTATACGGTCAAACACGCGATGGGATCAACAACGATTGAGGGGACTCCGGAACGAGTCGTCATCTTGACGAATGAAGGCACTGAAGCGCTGCTCGCGATGGGCGTCCAACCGGTCGGTGCTGTGAAATCGTGGCTCGGAAACCCGTGGTACGATCATATCGCCGAACAAATGAAAGGTGTCAAAGTCGTCGGTACTGAATCGAACGTCAACCTTGAAGCAATTGCCGAACTGCATCCCGACCTCATCATCGGGAACAAGCTTCGCCAAGAGAAAATTTATGACAAATTGAGCGCGATCGCACCGACCGTCTTCTCCGAAACGTTGAAAGGGAACTGGAAAATCAACTTCGAACTGTACGCGAAAGCGTTGAACAAACAAGAAAAAGGCGAGCAAGTCATGAACGCCTTCGATGAGCGCATCCAGTCGATTCGTGACCGGTTGGGCGATAAAATTGACATGGAAGTGTCGCTCGTCAGATTCCTAGCTTCCGACATTCGCATATACCATAAAGATTCGTTCGCGGGTGTCATTTTGGAACAAATCGGATTCAATCGTCCTCCGAACCAGGACAAAGACGATTTCGCCTTGAAAAACGTTACGAAAGAAATGATTCCGAAAATGGACGGCGACATTCTTTTCTACTATACTTACGCGCCGAACGGCGATAAAGCACCGAAAGTCGAAGAAGAATGGACCTCAAGCCAGCTTTGGCAAAACCTCGACGCCGTCAAAGCCGGCAAAGCTTACAAAGTGAGCGACGCAATTTGGAACACCGCCGGGGGCGTCATCGCCGCTAATCGCATGCTGGATGACATCGAAAAATTCTTTCATCTTTAAACAAGAACCGGATCATCTCAACAGATGATCCGGTTCTTTCGTTATTTTACATCGTAGCCTTGGTCTTCGATCGCGTCTTTCATTTGCTCGAGCGTTACCTTGGTTTCGTCATAACTGACTTCAGCTTCGCCTCGCTTAACGGAAACTTCAACGGCTTGCACGCCGTCGAGTTCTGCAAGGGCTCCGTTGACCGCTTTCTTACAATGTTCACACGACATCCCATCCACTTTCAGCTTAATTTCCTTCATTTATCCTCATCCTTTCTCTTCATAATTTCACTCGCTTCAAACGCAGCGCGTTCGTCACGACCGACACCGAACTGAACGCCATCGCCGCTCCCGCCACCCATGGCGCGAGCAAGCCGAGTGCGGCGATCGGTATCCCGGCCGCATTGTAACACAGCGCCCAAAACAAGTTTTGCTTCACATTGCGCATCGTCTTCTCGCTCAACCGCAACGCCTTCACGGCGTTGCCGAGCTCCCCGCCGACCAGCGTCACACCGGCCGTCTCAATCGCCACGTCCGTCCCCGTCCCGATGGCGATCCCGACATCTGCCGCCGCCAGCGCCGGCGCATCATTGATGCCGTCGCCGACCATCGCCACCTTCCGGCCTTCGGCCTGCAGCCGCTTTACCTGCTCCGCCTTCTCCTTCGGCAGCACCTCAGCGATGACCCGCTCTATGCCTACTTGCTCCGCCACCGCCCTCGCGGTCCGCTCGTTGTCGCCGGTGAGCAAGCAGACGTCGAGCCCCATCGCCTGCAGATCCGCAATCGCCCGCTTCGCGGTCTCCTTCACCGTATCCGCTACGGCGACGACACCTTCGGCCTCCCTGTCAACGGCGATCACCATCGCCGTTTTCCCGTCCGCCTCCAGCTCCTCAAGCGCCGCCTCATGCTTCGGCGCCAAGCTCACGCCCTCGCGGGCCATCCACCTCCGCGTGCCGACGAACACGAAGTGTTCGTCGACCCGCGCCTGGATACCCTCCCCGGGCATCGCTTCAAAATCCCTTGCGCGCTTCGCACGCAAACGCTTCGTCTCGCCGTAGGCGACGATCGCTGAGGCGAGCGGATGCTCGGATCGCTTTTCTGCGGCGATAAGCAACGCAAGCAGTTCGTCCTCGCTGCGCCGGAACGAGACGAAGTCCGTCACTTCCGGCTTGCCGTGCGTGACCGTGCCGGTTTTGTCGAGCAAAACCGTGTCGATCGCACGGGCAGCTTCAAGCGGCCCGCCGCCTTTGAACAAGATGCCTTGTTCGGCGCCTTTGCCGGTTCCGACCATGATCGACGTCGGCGTCGCAAGACCAAGCGCGCACGGGCAAGCGATGACGAGCACCGCGATTGAAGCCGTCAAAGCGGCGGAAAGATCGAAAGGTGCGGCCCAAGCGTACCAAACGATAAATGTAAGGACGGCAATGGCGACGACGATCGGCACGAAGATGCCGGAGATGACGTCTGCGAGCCGCTGCACCGGCGCTTTTGACCCCTGTGCCTCCTCAACAATTTTTACAATTTCATGAAGGACTGTATCTTTGCCGACTTTTTCGGCCCTCACTTCCAAAATGCCATTTTTATTAAGCGTTGCCCCAATCACTGGATCGCCTTCACGCTTTTCGACTGGCAACGATTCGCCGGTAATCATCGATTCGTCCGCGGCTGAAATGCCATGAACGACCGTGCCGTCAACTGGAATTTTTTCACCCGGTTTCACGAGCAGCAAATCACCCGCTTGCACTTCGTCGACCGGAACTTTTTCTTCTTTTCCGTCGCGGAGCACCGTTGCTTCTTTCGCTTGCAAGTTGAGCAATTTTTTAAGCGCCTCGGTCGTGCGCCCTTTTGCTAGCGCCTCAAACCATTTGCCCGTATAAATCAAAGTAATGAGAACTGCGCTCGTTTCGAAGTACAACTCCGCCGGCTCACCCGTGACAGCCGAATGAATGAGTCCGTATACGCTGTAAAAATAAGCCGCAGACGTTCCCAACGCCACCAGCACGTCCATGTTGGCACTGTTGTTCGAAAGCGCCCGGTAAGCTCCAATGTAAAATGATGCTCCGATGTAAAACTGGACGACCGTTGCGAGTACGAATTGCATCCACATATTCGTAAAAATTTCCGGGACCGGCACCCCGAAGTGCGCCAGCATGCCGACCACAAGCGGCAACGACAACAGCGCCGATAAAATGAGCCGGTTGCGCTTTTCGCGAATTTCCGCTGCTTTCCGGTCTTCGCCGCGGTCACCGTCTCTCTCAACTGCCTCGTAACCGAGCTTTTTCACCTTGTCGATCATGTCCTGAACGGACACCGTCCCCGGGTAATAATGAACGACGCCCGTCTCTGCGGCAAGATTCACGTTCGCCGCGTTCACGCCTTCCATGCGCGAAAGTCCTTTTTCGATTCGGGCCGAACACGCCGCACACGTCATGCCGCGAATGTCGAACTCCGCTTTTTCCGTTTCCACGCCGTACCCGAGCTTTTCAATCGCTTCTGTCATTTGCGCAGGTTGTATCCGCGTGGCATCATATTCAATATCTGCTCGCTCTAACGCAAGATTTACATTCGCGTTCACGCCGTCAATTTTATTCAACCGTTTCTCAATGCGCGCGGAACACGCCGCACACGTCATGCCGGTCACGTGCAAAGAAAGTTTCTTTTCCATCGCGATCCTCTCCGATCATTTGGAAAACTGCTGGATGACTTTCATCAATTCGCTGATGTGCGCTTCGCCGTTTCCGGACTGAATCGCATCAGTCACACATGTTTTCGTATGGCGTTCCATCAAAGAAAAACCGACCTTTTTGAGCGCAGCGTTAATCGCCGACAACTGC
Proteins encoded in this window:
- a CDS encoding heavy metal translocating P-type ATPase, giving the protein MAMEKKLSLHVTGMTCAACSARIEKRLNKIDGVNANVNLALERADIEYDATRIQPAQMTEAIEKLGYGVETEKAEFDIRGMTCAACSARIEKGLSRMEGVNAANVNLAAETGVVHYYPGTVSVQDMIDKVKKLGYEAVERDGDRGEDRKAAEIREKRNRLILSALLSLPLVVGMLAHFGVPVPEIFTNMWMQFVLATVVQFYIGASFYIGAYRALSNNSANMDVLVALGTSAAYFYSVYGLIHSAVTGEPAELYFETSAVLITLIYTGKWFEALAKGRTTEALKKLLNLQAKEATVLRDGKEEKVPVDEVQAGDLLLVKPGEKIPVDGTVVHGISAADESMITGESLPVEKREGDPVIGATLNKNGILEVRAEKVGKDTVLHEIVKIVEEAQGSKAPVQRLADVISGIFVPIVVAIAVLTFIVWYAWAAPFDLSAALTASIAVLVIACPCALGLATPTSIMVGTGKGAEQGILFKGGGPLEAARAIDTVLLDKTGTVTHGKPEVTDFVSFRRSEDELLALLIAAEKRSEHPLASAIVAYGETKRLRAKRARDFEAMPGEGIQARVDEHFVFVGTRRWMAREGVSLAPKHEAALEELEADGKTAMVIAVDREAEGVVAVADTVKETAKRAIADLQAMGLDVCLLTGDNERTARAVAEQVGIERVIAEVLPKEKAEQVKRLQAEGRKVAMVGDGINDAPALAAADVGIAIGTGTDVAIETAGVTLVGGELGNAVKALRLSEKTMRNVKQNLFWALCYNAAGIPIAALGLLAPWVAGAAMAFSSVSVVTNALRLKRVKL
- a CDS encoding iron-siderophore ABC transporter substrate-binding protein — protein: MFAVLLGLFILGACGSGAEQSSGENTKSSEEKGQSSGSYTVKHAMGSTTIEGTPERVVILTNEGTEALLAMGVQPVGAVKSWLGNPWYDHIAEQMKGVKVVGTESNVNLEAIAELHPDLIIGNKLRQEKIYDKLSAIAPTVFSETLKGNWKINFELYAKALNKQEKGEQVMNAFDERIQSIRDRLGDKIDMEVSLVRFLASDIRIYHKDSFAGVILEQIGFNRPPNQDKDDFALKNVTKEMIPKMDGDILFYYTYAPNGDKAPKVEEEWTSSQLWQNLDAVKAGKAYKVSDAIWNTAGGVIAANRMLDDIEKFFHL
- a CDS encoding iron ABC transporter permease → MLGVLKTNAAKGLGMVLCFGLLGAAVLSSIIFGLTDIDFHMVWNAYTQFDGSNNQVIIREARVPRACIAAAVGASLAIAGLLMQGITRNPLASPNILGVNAGASFFIVTSVTFFGITSLAAFTWLAFAGAAVSALIVYFLGSAGSERLTPVKLTLAGAAMAALFSSMTQGLLALNEQTLQAVLFWLIGSVQGRDLNVLFSVLPYLTAGWLIAIFMSRKMNTLALGEHVAKGLGQNTAITKAAAGLTVVLLAGGSVAVAGPIGFIGIVIPHIARWLVGHDFRWLIPYSALLGALLLLAADIAARYVIMPSEVPVGIMTAVIGTPFFIYIARKGVFST
- the copZ gene encoding copper chaperone CopZ, which gives rise to MKEIKLKVDGMSCEHCKKAVNGALAELDGVQAVEVSVKRGEAEVSYDETKVTLEQMKDAIEDQGYDVK